The segment CCTGTTCTACTGGTCGCTCTCGCTGGCGCCCGCGGTGGACGGCAGCATCATCGTGCCCGTACTGAGTCCTGTGCTCACCACGCTGCTGGTGGTCGGGCTGAGGTGGGAGAAGGTGACCCGGATGCGGTCGGCCGGGCTTGCTCTCGGGGTGACGGGCGCGGCCCTGTATCTGCTCGCTGCGGGAGGTGCCGCCGGTGGCCAGCGGTTGCTGGGAGACCTCGGCTTCGTCGCCGCGGCGGCGAGCTGGGCGGCGTACACGGTGATGGGGCGCCGCGTGCTCACCGGGATCGAGCCGGTGCGGGCGACGGCGTGGGCGATGCTGGCGGGTTCCGCGCTGTTGCTGCTGTGGTCCGCTCCTGAGCTGGCGGAGACGGACTTCACCGCATTGTCCGGGGGGTTCTGGCTCAGCGTGGCGTATCTGGTGGTGGGGCCCACCGCCGTCGCCTATGTCCTGTACTACCGAGGCGTGCGGGACGTCGGGTCCTCCCGGGCGGCGGTGATGATGTTCCTCGTACCGGTCATCGGCTCGGCGTGCTCCATGAGCCTCCTCGGCGAGCGCATCGCTCCGCTCCAGGGCCTCGGCGCGGTGGTCATGCTGGCCGGCGCCGCGCTGGCCGCGCAACTGCAGCCGCGCTTGCGCTCGGTGGCGAAGACGGCCGCCTCCACCCGCGAACGCACGCCGAGCTTCAGCAGTATGCGGGCCACGTGCTCGCGGGCGGTGCGCTCGGTGATGCCGAGGCGGTGAGCTATCGCGCGATTGGTCAAGCCGTCGGTCAGCAGGCTGAGTACCTGCTCTTCACGTTCGCTGAGCATCGGATTCTCCCCTGTCGGCGGTGCTGTATGGCGGAAGCATGGTCATAACATACCGCCGTCGCGGTTTTTTTCAAACCCTTACGCCGAGACAGGCCGAGGTAGACAAAAAAACCGCGTCGGAGGTATCTTTCATATATGAAGCAGGTGAAGCAGGAACGGTCACTGAGGACCCGCGAGCGCATCCTCGACGCCGCCGCGGGCGAGTTCGCGGCACGCGGCTTCGCCCAGACCCGGCTGGACGACGTGGTGGCCCGCACGGGCATGAGCAAGGGCGCCCTGTACGGGCACTTCGCCTCGAAGGAGGCCCTTGCCCGCGCCGTGCTCGCACACGCCGAGGGGGCCTGGCTCGACCTGGTCGCACAGGCGGAGTCGCCGCACCTGACGCCCGTGGAAGCGCTCCGGCTGCTGACCGTAGGACTCGCGCGGCAGCTGCACACCGACCCGCGGGTGCGGGCCGGGCTGCGACTGGCCACCGAACTGCCGCCGTCCGCCGGCGGCAGGCCGGCCGCCCTCGGCCCCATTCCCGGGCTGATGGTCGAGTTCGCCGGACAGGCCCATACGGATCCGCACCAGGGCCCGGAGCCGGACTTCGAGCCGCGGGCCGCGATCGTGGCCCAGCTCATGCTCACCACGGTGCTGGGCAGCCAGGCACTGCCGGCCCTGCGGCTCGACCCCAGGATGCAGGCCTCGATCGAGGACCTCTGGGCCGTGCTGGCCCAGGCACTGCCCGTCGCGGACAGCACCTGCGGAGCCTGACCCGGCACCCAGGGCTCAGTACGTCACCGGCGCCAGACGGTTCCGGCCTCGGCCTCGGCGTCCACGGCCCGCAGCAGCGAGGCCTCTATGCCGTCGAGCGAGTCCACCAGATGCCGCACCCCGGCCGCGCGCATCAGCTCCCGCTGGAAGCCGTGCTCGAAGCTGCTGGGGTGGCCGATGAAGGCCGCGCCGAGGCTCCTGGCCTCCTCCGCCACCCGCGCGACGTCGTCGATGAACACCACCTGGTCGTAGGCCAGGCCGAAGACCTCCGTCGTGATCTCCCGGATCCCCGGCCGGAAGGCGTCGGTGCACACATATCCCGGTTCGTCGAAGAGGCCGGCGAGGTCACCCAGGTGCCGGTCGAAGTGGCTGCGGTCCAGCCCTCCGTAACAAACCGTCCTCAGCCCCAGCTCCCGCAGGCGTCGCAGCAGTTCCACCGCGCCGCCGGTCAGCGCGACCGGCTGGTGGGCGAGGTGGTCGGAGCGCTCCGCGAAGTAGGCCTCCAGGGCCTCCTCGGCCGACATGCCGCCCCCGCACGCGGTGGCCAGCGCGCGTGACGCGATGCGCTGCCCCTGCGAGAAGATGCGCCGCTCGACATCGGCGGTGTACTTCCCGCCGCGGCTGACGATGAAGTGGTGGATCACGGGACTGAAGGTGTCGTTGAGCAGCACACCGTCGATGTTGACCGCGGCGAGACGCAGCCGCTGGAGCGTACCGGGCATCGAAGCTCCTCTGCCGTGAGGCGGGTGGGGGGCGACCGGGCTGTCAGGCACCGGGGGCGACTTCCTCGGCCTCCCATACGCGGGCCGAGCCTCCGGGGGCGAACCGCGCCAGCCGGTGCGGCACGACGAGGCCGGGAAGCAGCGCCTGCCAGAGTGCCGTCACCCGGCCTTCGAGGTCCGAACGCCCGGAGAGCACCTGGGAGAGGATCTGCGTGCCGAGGAACGAGCCGACGACGAACTCGCCCATGGCCACGGGATCCACCTCCGGGCGTACGTCACCGCTCTTCTTCGCCTCCCCCAGCAGTTCCGCGATCATCGCGGCCCAGGCCCGGTACTCGGCTCCGTCGGAGGCGCCGTAGGTCTCCTCCAGGGTCAGGCGGGCGGTCGCCCGGATCCGTACGTCGTGGATCAGCGCACGCGCATAGCCGTGCGTCAGGTCGATGACCGACTGCACGGCCGGCCCTTGCTGGTCGACCTCCTCGTACCAGTCGGCCTCCTGGCCGACGACCGCGGCCGCCATCTCCTCCTTGGAGGCGAAGTGGAAGTAGAGCGCCCCCTTGGTCATCCCGGCTCTCGTGTGGATCTCGCTGAGCGTGGCGTTCGAGAACCCCTGCTCGGCGAAGACCTCGGCCGCCGCGAGCAGAAGCTTGCGCCTTGTCTCTTTTGCCCGTTCTTGTTGCGCCAACTCGGCCACCCGCCTCTAGCCCGTGCTTCTGATTTGTTCGAGCCATACTACTTGAAAAAAACCGACTCGCAGGTATTAACTTCTCCCACTGCAAGCCCTTGAGTACGGCACTCCCCCCACGAGCAACGCCATCCAATCCAGCGATCTTAAAGGGGCACATCGTGACGATACTGGCTACAGCACACGCCGTGGTGGACCGTCCGGCGGTGCGGGAACCTTCGGAGAAGACGGTTTCCCGTCATCTGGTGCACAGGCTGGCAGTCTCCGAGGTACTCCTGACCGACTGGCGCGCGGACGGACCCGACACCTTCACCGCTCAGGCGCAACTTCCCCGCGCCCACAGCTTCTACGACACCGCGGACGGCCGGCACGACCCGCTGCTCCTGGCCGAGGCCGTGCGGCAGGTGGGGCTGCTGATCTCCCACGCGGAGTTCGGGGTGCCCCTCGGCTACCAGTTCATCCTCCGCGGCCTCGGCCTGGAGGCGGACCTCGGCGAGCTGGCCGTCCGCGACCGCCCGGCCGACCTGAGCTTCCAGATCAGCTGCCACGACATACGCCGGCGCGGCCGCATCCTGGCCGGGATGCACGTCCACGTCCACGTCTACCGGGACGGCAGCCCGGTCGGCACGGCGCACCTGCTGATGGACTGCGTCTCGCGCGGCGTCTACCAGCGGCTCCGGCAGCTGCCCGAAATCCAGCCTCCCACCGCACCCCTGGGCGCCCCCGTCGCCCCGGCCACGGTCGGCCGCGACCGCGAGCGCGACGTTGTCCTCTCCCCCACGGCCGACCCGCTGGTCTGGGGGCTGCGCGTCGACCAGTCCCATCCCGTGCTCTTCGACCACGAGGTCGACCATGTGCCCGGCATGCTCCTGATGGAGTCCATGCGGCAGGCCGCCCAGTGCGTGCTCGCCCCGAACCACATCCCCGTCCGCAGCCTCCAAACAGACTTCCACCGTTACGCGGAGCTCTTCCGCCCCTGCGTCGTACGCGCCGTCCCGCAGCCTCCCACCGCCGGCGGCCAGCACGCCGTCAAAGTGACCGTCGAACAGGACGGCGACCTCATCGCCGACGGCACCCTGGCCGGATGATCCCGTAGGCCCCGCACCGCCCGCACAACTCAGCCACCGCCGGCCACCCCAGCGGGCCTGAGACTCGCAGCCGCCGCCGACGCGTCACGAATCGCGTCCCGTGGCGGCCGCTTCCATGTGAATCCTCCCCTCTCTAAAGGGAGGAGATACCTGGCTCACGTTGGCCGCGGACCGGCGGCCCGTCAGCTCTTGCACGATCAGCACCAGCCGGGCGGCGAGCTTGACCAACTCGCGTTCCTGCAGTTCGAGATGCGCATCGATGACGGCCTGACGCATCTTCACGTCCTCGGGCCGCGGATCGACACCGAGAACGCGCCCGCACGCTGAGCAGGCACTTTCCGCATCCTTCGTAGGGTCGTTCGATCATGTCCCGGTCCGTACCGCGCAAGGCTTCTCCGTTTCGAACACGCAGGGTTCGGAGATTTGGCGGCCACACCTGGGACGATCTCGCTCAGCCCAGGAAGCTCAGCCGGACCTGACGGCGCGGGTTGTCGACGTTGGTGTCCACCAGGAGGACGGACTGCCAGGTGCCCAGTTCCAGGTTGCCGCCGATGACCGGCAGGGTGGCGTGCGGGGGGACGAAGGCGGGGAGGACGTGGTCGCGGCCGTGGCCGGGGGTGCCGTGGCGGTGGCGCCAGCGGTCCTCCTCGTCGGGGAGGAGGTCCTGGAGGACGGAGAGGAGGTCGTGGTCGCTGCCGGAGCCGGTCTCGATGATGGCGATGCCGGCGGTGGCGTGGGGGACGAAGACGTTGAGCAGTCCGTCACGGCCGTTGGCGGCGTCGCGGAGGAAGGCCGCGCAGGCGGCGGTGAGGTCGTGGACCGTCTCTTTGGATCCGGTCGCGATGTCGATCGTGCGGGTGGTGAAAGCGTCGGCCATGGGTACATGGTCGCCCACTCCACGGGCATCCGTGTCCATTGCGGTGTCCGCGTGGCGAGACGCCATTGACCGTGGTCGGTCGAGCTGGCTAGCTTCTGTGGCATGTTGCGTCCCGTTCTGCTCACCACGCGCGGTCACATCGACCTGCTGCGGGTGGCCTCCGCCGCGTGTCCTCGCGGTTGCTGACGCCTTCTCACTCTCTCTTCCCCTCGCGGTTCTCGCCGCGCTTCTGACCGCCTGACCGGCTGACCGGTTCGCGCGGGCTGTCGTCCTTCGCCGCTGCCGCTCTCCGCCGTGGAGCCCCCTGATGACCATCAGCAAAGCACCGCCGGACATATCCGTCATCCCGGATATCCACCCATCGCCGCCTCCGTTCCCGCTCGAACGCGTCGTCCCCGTCTCCGCGCGCCGCCGTTCCGTCCCCCGGTGGCTGCGGCGGCCCGTGGTCCCCCTTCTGCTGCTGGGCCTGTGGCAGGTGCTGAGCAGCACGGGGGCGCTGGATCCCACGGTGCTCGCGTCGCCGGGCACGGTGGCCCGGGCGGCGGCCGATCTGGTGTCGAGCGGGCAACTGCCGACCGCGATGGGGGTGTCGCTGCGCCGGGTGCTGGCGGGGCTGGCCATCGGCGGGGTGGCGGGGACGGGGCTGGCGCTGGTGGCGGGGCTGTCGCGGCTGGGTGAGGACACGGTGGACGCGACGGTGCAGATGCTGCGGACGGTGCCGTTCGTGGGGCTGATCCCGCTGCTGATCATCTGGCTGGGCATCGGGGAGGCGCCCAAGATCGCGCTGATCTCGCTGGGGGTGACGTTTCCGCTGTACCTGAATGTGTACGCGGGCATCCGGGGCGTGGACGAGCAGTTGGTGGAGGCCGGTTCGTCGCTGGGGCTGTCGCGCTGGGGGCTGGTGCGGCATGTCGTCCTGCCGGGGGCGCTGCCGGGGCTGATGACGGGTCTGCGGTACGCGCTGGCGACCTCGTGGCTGGCGCTCATCTTCGGCGAGCAGATCAACGCGGACGCGGGGATCGGCTTTCTGCTCAATCAGGCGCGGGAGTTCTACCGCACCGACCAGATCGTGGTCTGCCTGGTCATCTACGCGCTGCTCGGGCTCACCGCCGACGCCGTGGTCCGCACTCTCGAAAGGCTGCTGCTGCAATGGCGACCGACCTTCACCGGCCAGTAGTAGAGGGACCGGTGGTACGAGTCGAGGGGCTGAGCCGGTCCTTCGACGGCCGTCCGGTCATCGACGACCTCGATCTGGCCCTGCGGCCGGGCGAGTTCACCGCGCTGCTGGGCCGCAGCGGCTGTGGCAAGAGCACGCTGCTGCGCGTACTGGCCGGGCTGGACCGGGAGATCGAGGGCACCGTGCTGGTGCCGAAGCGGCGGGCCGTGGCCTTCCAGGCGCCGCGGCTGATGCCGTGGAAGCGGGTGTGGCGCAATGTGCTGCTCGGGCTGCCGGGCAGGCCCGAACGGGCCGTGGCGGAGAGCGCGCTGGAGGAGGTGGGGCTGAACCACCGGTCCGGGGCGTGGCCCAAGACGCTGTCGGGCGGGGAGGCGCAGCGGGCGTCGCTGGCCAGGGCGCTGGTGCGCGAGCCCGATCTGCTGCTGCTCGACGAGCCGTTCGGCGCGCTGGACGCACTCACCCGGATCAGGGCGCAGCGGCTGGTGGCCGAGCTGTGGCAGCGGCGCGGCTGCGCGGTGCTGCTGGTCACGCACGACGTCGACGAGGCGCTGCTGCTGGCCGACCGGGCGCTGGTGATGCGCGACGGCGTCATCGCGTACGACACGCCCGTGGACCTGCCCCGCCCCCGCGACGCCGGCGACCCCGGATTCACCGCGTTGCGTACGCGGCTGCTCGCCGAACTCGGCGTCGACGCCCTTCCCTCCGCTCCCTCCGCCGCCTGACCTGTCATCACACGAGAAAGCCACGTATCCCCATGAGAACCGCACGATTCGCCCCGGCCCTGCTGCTTCCCCTCGCCCTGCTGCTCACCGCCTGCGGTGGAAGCTCGTCCGCCGACAGCAGGTCGGGCGGCTCAAGCGGCGTCACGCTCAACGTCGGCGACCAGAAGGGCGGCTCCGAGGCGATCCTGGCGGCGGCCGGAGAGCTGGACGGCCTGACGTACAAGATCAAGTGGTCGACGTTCACCTCCGGGCCGCCACTGCTGGAGGCCGTCAACGCCAAGGCCGTGGACATCGGCGGTGTCGGCAACACCCCGCCGGTGTTCGCGGCGGGGGCAGGGTCGAAGATCGCGGTCGTAGGCGCCACGCACGGCTCTTCGTACGGGGAGGCGCTCGTCGTCCCGAAGGGCTCGTCGCTGACGAAGGCCGCCGATCTGAAGGGCAAGACGATCGCGGTCGCGCAGGGCAGTTCGGCGCACTTCCAGCTCGTGGCCTCACTCCAGCAGGCCGGGCTGACGCTGTCGGACGTGAAGGTCAGCTACCTCCAGCCGGCCGACGCGCTGGCCGCGTTCAGCAGCGGCAAGGTCGACGCCTGGGCGATCTGGGACCCGTTCACCTCGCAGGTGCTGCTCAACGGGACCGGCCGGATCCTGACCACCGGCCAGGGCCTGGTCAACGGGCTGGCCTTCCAGGTCGCCGCGCCCTCGGCGCTGGCGGACAAGGCGAAGTCGGCCGCCATCGGCGACTACCTCAAGCGGCTCGCCCGCGCGCAGAACTGGGTCTACAAGCACCCGGAGGCCTGGGCCAAGGTGTGGGCGAAGGCGACGGGGCTGCCGTACGACGTGGCGCTGGCCTCGGTCAGGCGCAGCAACGGGACCCGGGTGCCGGTGGCCGTGGACGACGCCGCGATCGCCTCCGAGCAGAAGATCGCCGACACCTTCGAGCAACTGAAGCTCATCCCGAAGCACGTCGATTTCGCCGAGGTCGTCGACAAGCGCTTCAACGGCGACCTGCCGCCGTCCACCACCGCTGCCCGTACCTACCCGAAGGCCGGCTGATGTCCGTACACCTGCACTGGTTCCTGCCCACGGGCGGTGACGGCCGCACCCTGGTCGACCGCCACGCCTACGCGCCCAACGCGCCCGCCGCCCCCGGCGTGCGCGCGCCCGACATCGACTACCTGGCGCAGATCGCGCGCGCCGCCGACCAGCTCGGCTTCGAGGCCGTGCTGACGCCGACCGGCACCTGGTGCGAGGACGCGTGGCTGACGACGGTGGCGCTGTCCCAGCACACCGAACGGCTGAAGTTCCTGGTGGCCTTCCGGCCGGGCGTCATCTCCCCCGTGCTGGCGGCGCAGATGGCGGCCACGTACCAGCGGATCACCCGTGGGCGGCTGCTGCTCAATGTCGTCACCGGCGGCGATTCGGCGGAGCAGCGGCGCTTCGGCGACCATCTGGACCACGACCAGCGCTACGCCCGGACCGATGAGTTCCTCCAGGTGGTGCGCGGGGTGTGGGAGGGCAGGCCGTACGACTTCCACGGCGCGCACTACCAGGTGGACGGCGGGCTGGTCGCGCTGCCGCCCGAACCGAGGCCGCAGATCTTCTTCGGCGGCTCGTCGCCTGCGGCGGGGCCGGTGGCGGCCAGGAACGCCGATGTGTACCTCACCTGGGGCGAGCCGCCCGAGCAGGTGAAGAGGAAGATCGACTGGATCCGGGGGCTGGCAGAGACGGAGGGCCGTGATATCCGCTTCGGCATCCGGATGCATGTGATCTCGCGGGATTCGGCGCGGGACGCGTGGGCGACGGCGGACCGGTTGCTCTCGGACCTGGACGAGGAGACGATCGCGGCGGCCCAGCAGGCCCTGGGGCGCAGCGAGTCGGTGGGCCAGCAGCGGATGCTGGCGCTGCACGGCGGTTCGCGCGACAAGCTGGAGATCTCGCCCAATCTGTGGGCGGGCGTCGGGCTGGTGCGCGGCGGGGCGGGCACGGCGCTGGTCGGCAGTCATGCCGATGTCGCCGACCGGATCGAGGAGTACCACGCCCTGGGCATCGAGCACTTCGTGCTGTCGGGCTATCCGCATCTGGAGGAGGTGTACTGGTTCGGGGAGGGCGTACGCCCCGAACTGGCCGCCCGCGGGCTCCTGCCGCCGTCCGCCGGGGCGCCAGCTCCCGGCGCCGCCGCTGTGCCGTTGCTGGTGGCCGGCGGACGCTGACCTCATCTATTGGTCTGGACCAATAGCGGGTTCCCGGGGTAAGGTCCCTCTGCCCGCCGCGCCGAAGGGGGACCCATACGTGTACGCGCCTCACCGAGTCGCCGCACTGGTCGACGCATGCCTGCTGCCGGCCTGTCACGGGGACCGGCTGCCCGGCTGGATCGCCGAGGGCCTGGCGGGGGACATGCCCGGCGTCGTGCTGTACGGGCAGGCTCCCGCCGGGCTGCGCGACGCGTATCCCGACGCGCTGATCGGCCGGATCCCGTCGGGCGGGACGGCGTCGGGGCCGGTGGACGGCGAGGCCAACCTTCACCTGGGCGTACGGCCGCCGCCGGGCGTCGGAGCGACGCGGGCGTACGTCGAGGGGCTGCAGGCCCATGGCGTGGCGGTGGCGCTCGGGCCCTTCGACGGGGAGCCGCCGCTGCTGCCCTTCGCGGAGGGCGTGGCGGCGGGGGTGCGGGCGGTCACCGTCGACACCGCCGCCGCGCTGGGCGGCACTTGCGTCCCGGAGCTGCTGCGCGGGCAGCTCGGCTATGACGGCGTGGCCGTCAGCGGCCCGCTGGACGCCTCCGCCGTCGTGGAGCGCTGGGGCGTGCCCGGCGCGGCCGTCCTGGCCTGGATCGCCGGCCTCGACCTGCTGCGGCTCGGCCCCGGCTGCGGCCCCGGGGTCCACCGGGCCGTCCACACCGCGGCCGCGCGAGCCGTCGCGGACGGCGACCTCCCGGCCGCGCGGCTGGCCGAGGCGGCCACGCGCGTCGCCCGCCTGCGTCGGTGGGCGGGCGACCCGGGAAGGATCCGGCGCCCCGCGCAGTTCGTACAACCGTGAACGACATCGACGTGGCCGAGATCGAAGTGGCGGTCATCGGGGCGGGCCAGGGCGGGCTGTCCGCCGCTTATTTCCTCCACCGGGCCGGGCTGCGGCCCGAGCGGGACTTCGTGGTCCTCGACCACTCCCCCGGCCCCGGCGGCGCCTGGCAGTTCCGCTGGCCCTCGCTGACCTACGGCAGGGCCCACGGCGTGCACGAACTGCCCGGCATGACGCTGGAGGGCGCGGATCCCGACCGGCCCTCGGCGGAGGTCGTCGCGGAGTACTTCGACCGCTACGAGCACGCCTTCGACCTGCGGGTGCGGCGGCCGGTGAACGTATCGGCCGTGCGGGACGCCGCCGACGGCCGGCTTGTCGTCGACAGCGACAGCGGCGCCTGGGCCGCCCGGGCCGTGATCAACGCCACCGGCACCTGGGACCGGCCCTTCGTGCCCCGCTACCCCGGCCAGGAGGTCTTCCGGGGACGCCAGCTCCACACGGCCGGCTACCGGCGGCGCGAGGACTTCGCCGGCAAGCGCGTCATCGTGGTCGGCGGCGGCACGTCGGCCGTACAGCTTCTGATGGAGATCGCCGAGGTCGCCGCCGCCACGACCTGGGTCACCCGCAGGCCGCCGGTCTTCCGCACCGGACCCTTCGGCGAGGACCAGGGCCGCGCGGCCGTCGCCCTGGTCGAGCAGCGGGTCCGCGAGGGCCTGCCGCCGCAGAGCGTCGTCAGCGTCACCGGGCTCCCGATGACCGAGGCCATGGCGGCGGCACGGGCCCGGGGCGTACTCGACCGGCTCCCGATGTTCGACCGGCTCACGGAGGACGGTGCGGCGTGGGATGACGGGCGTCGCATCGAGGCGGACGTCATCCTCTGGGCCACCGGCTTCCGGGCCGCCCTGGACCACCTCGCCCCGCTGCGGCTGCGCGAGCCGGGCGGCGGCATCCGGCTGGACTCCCTGACGCGCGTCGCCCGTGACCACCGGGTGCACCTGATCGGCTACGGGCCCTCGGCCAGCACGATCGGGGCGAACCGAGCCGGTCGCAGCGCGGTGCGAGAGGTCAGGCGGCTGCTGCGAACCGTCGAGCCCTCCTCGGTCCCGGTCGGCTGAGCCGGGGTTTCGGCCCGGGAGTCAGCGGGACTTCAGCGTCGAGCCGCGCACCACGAGCTCTGGCTGGAGGACGATGCGGCGGTGCTCATGCGCCTCCGCGTCGTCGCCCGTCTCCTCGATGAGGAGGTCCGCGGCGGCCCGACCCATCCGGTAGGCCGGCTGCCGTACGGAGGTGAGCGGTACGGCGGCGGCCGCCGCGAACTCGATGTCGTCGTAGCCGACGAGGGCGATCTCGTGGGGGACGGCGATCCCGGCGGCGTAGAGGGACTGCAGGACGCCGAGGGCCAGGAGGTCGTTGGCGCAGAAGACGGCGGTGGGGCGGCGGGACATGCCCAGGAGGCGGGCGCCGGCGTCGCGGCCGGAGGCGACGTCGAGGCGGTCGGCCTCGATGTGGGAGAGGGATTCGGGCGGGAGCCCGGCGGCGGCCAGGGCCGCGAGGGCGCCGGTGCGGCGGTCCTGGCACTGGGTGAGGTGCATGGGGCCGCTGATGTAGAGGATGTGCTCGTGGCCCTGCTCGATGAGGTGCTCGGCGGCCAGCCGTCCCCCGGCGATGTCGTCGACGGAGACCGAGCAGGCCTCGGCGCTGGGGACCACGCGGTCGACGAAGACATAGGGGATGCCGTGCCGGCGGAAGGACTCCAGGTTGCGCCCGGTGGTGTCGGCGGGGGTGACGAGCACGCCGCGCACCCGCTGCTCGGCGAAGAGGCCGAGGTAGTCGGCCTCCTCGGCCGGGCTCTCGGCGCTGTTGCAGAGCATGACGCCCAGGCCGGTCTCGCGGGCGGCGCGCTCCGCGCCGGAGGCCACCTCGACGAAGAAGGGGTTGGCCATGTCCAGGACGAGCAGGGCGATGATCCGGCTGCGGCCGGCCCGTAGCTGGCGCGCGGACTCGCTGCGCACGTAGCCGAGTTCGTCGATCACTTCGAGCACGCGGGCGCGCGTGTCCGCCGAGACCATGTCGGGACGGTTGATGACGTTCGACACCGTGCCGACCGAGACCCCTGCCTGACGTGCGACATCCTTGATGCCAACCATGCGTGTCACGGCGTTCATGCTACGCATGTGCGGGGTGGTCAGGGCCTTCGGTGCCCGGACAGCGATGAGGAGCGGACCACCAGTTCGGGCTGGAACACGATCTTGCGGTGTTCATGGGCGGGCGCGGCCTCCTCGTCCGTCTCGGCGATGAGCAGTTCCGCCGCCGTACGCCCGATGCGGTGCGCGGGCTGCCGTACGGAGGTGAGGGGGACGGCCGCGGCGGAGGCGAAGTCGATGTCGTCGTAGCCCACGATCGCCATCTCCTGCGGGACCCGCAGGCCTGCCGCGTACAGCGCCTGCAGGACGCCGAGGGCGAGCAGGTCGTTGGCGCAGAAGACCGCGGTGGGCCGGTCGGCCATGCCGAGAAGGCGCGCCGCGGCTTCCCGGCCCGCAGTGACGTCGAAGCGGGCCGCCTCCAGGACGGTCAGCCGGTCCGGGGGCAGGCCGGCCTCGGCGAAGGCGGCCAGGGCGCCCGCGTGCCGGTCGCGGGACTGGGCGAGGTGGGCGGGACCGCTGAGGTAGACGACCTTGCGGTGGCCCTCGGTGAGGAGGTGGCGTACGGCGAGCCGTCCGCCGGCGACGTCGTCCACGGAGACCGAGCAGGCCTTGGCGCTGGGCTGTTCCCGGTCGGCGTAGACGAAGGGGATGCCCCGGCCGCGCAGGACGTGGAGCCTGCCGTCGGCGGCGTCGCCTGTCGGGGTGACCAGGACGCCGCGCACCTGCTGCTCGGCGAACATCGCGAGGTAGTCGGCCTCCTCGGCCGGGTCGGCGGCGCTGTTGCACATCATCACGGCCAGCCCCG is part of the Streptomyces sp. NBC_01262 genome and harbors:
- a CDS encoding LLM class flavin-dependent oxidoreductase codes for the protein MSVHLHWFLPTGGDGRTLVDRHAYAPNAPAAPGVRAPDIDYLAQIARAADQLGFEAVLTPTGTWCEDAWLTTVALSQHTERLKFLVAFRPGVISPVLAAQMAATYQRITRGRLLLNVVTGGDSAEQRRFGDHLDHDQRYARTDEFLQVVRGVWEGRPYDFHGAHYQVDGGLVALPPEPRPQIFFGGSSPAAGPVAARNADVYLTWGEPPEQVKRKIDWIRGLAETEGRDIRFGIRMHVISRDSARDAWATADRLLSDLDEETIAAAQQALGRSESVGQQRMLALHGGSRDKLEISPNLWAGVGLVRGGAGTALVGSHADVADRIEEYHALGIEHFVLSGYPHLEEVYWFGEGVRPELAARGLLPPSAGAPAPGAAAVPLLVAGGR
- a CDS encoding NAD(P)-binding domain-containing protein codes for the protein MNDIDVAEIEVAVIGAGQGGLSAAYFLHRAGLRPERDFVVLDHSPGPGGAWQFRWPSLTYGRAHGVHELPGMTLEGADPDRPSAEVVAEYFDRYEHAFDLRVRRPVNVSAVRDAADGRLVVDSDSGAWAARAVINATGTWDRPFVPRYPGQEVFRGRQLHTAGYRRREDFAGKRVIVVGGGTSAVQLLMEIAEVAAATTWVTRRPPVFRTGPFGEDQGRAAVALVEQRVREGLPPQSVVSVTGLPMTEAMAAARARGVLDRLPMFDRLTEDGAAWDDGRRIEADVILWATGFRAALDHLAPLRLREPGGGIRLDSLTRVARDHRVHLIGYGPSASTIGANRAGRSAVREVRRLLRTVEPSSVPVG
- a CDS encoding LacI family DNA-binding transcriptional regulator, translating into MTRMVGIKDVARQAGVSVGTVSNVINRPDMVSADTRARVLEVIDELGYVRSESARQLRAGRSRIIALLVLDMANPFFVEVASGAERAARETGLGVMLCNSAESPAEEADYLGLFAEQRVRGVLVTPADTTGRNLESFRRHGIPYVFVDRVVPSAEACSVSVDDIAGGRLAAEHLIEQGHEHILYISGPMHLTQCQDRRTGALAALAAAGLPPESLSHIEADRLDVASGRDAGARLLGMSRRPTAVFCANDLLALGVLQSLYAAGIAVPHEIALVGYDDIEFAAAAAVPLTSVRQPAYRMGRAAADLLIEETGDDAEAHEHRRIVLQPELVVRGSTLKSR
- a CDS encoding LacI family DNA-binding transcriptional regulator, whose amino-acid sequence is MAEQAGVSLGTVSNVLNRPDSVSDQTRQRVLAVIERLGYVRSESARQLRAGRSRIIALLVLDMANPFFVEMARGAQQAARAAGLAVMMCNSAADPAEEADYLAMFAEQQVRGVLVTPTGDAADGRLHVLRGRGIPFVYADREQPSAKACSVSVDDVAGGRLAVRHLLTEGHRKVVYLSGPAHLAQSRDRHAGALAAFAEAGLPPDRLTVLEAARFDVTAGREAAARLLGMADRPTAVFCANDLLALGVLQALYAAGLRVPQEMAIVGYDDIDFASAAAVPLTSVRQPAHRIGRTAAELLIAETDEEAAPAHEHRKIVFQPELVVRSSSLSGHRRP